The region AATCATCTTGCAGTAATAAGATTGAATTATAAGTTCCGTAAAAATATTTTCCGATCTCACTATATTTTGCAGACTTTGGAGGATCAGCACCAAAAATCCTGAAGTCGGGCATACCAGTTAATAATGATACTTTATTAGCATTCAGGAAAGAATAAATTGTATCAACTTCTTTTTCGTAACCACCCGATAATAAATAAACAGGTAAAGCTGTTTCTGGCCAGATAATTAATTTCGCACCTTGATCAATACATTTTTGTGATAGTTCAAAATAATTATCAAGTATTTGTCCCAAACCTCCTAATTCCCATTTATTCCAGGGATCAATATTTGGTTGAATGATTCCAACTTTTATTTTCTTCTCAATTTCATCCGATGATGAGATTTTTATAAAGCCATAAATAATAATCAGAACAAAAATTCCTGCTGCTGCAGATATATTCAATAATCCGGATGAAGATTTATCTATAAAATGTTTCAATCCTTTAAATATGAAAATGTTTATCCACAATACTATAAAAGATAAACCAAATGCCCCGACAACATCAGCAATCTGAATAAAAGAAGTAAACTTTGTCAAGCCGTGCCCGATTGTAAGCCACGGAAATTTTAAATCAGTTAATGTTAAAATATATTCTCCTGTAACCCAAAACATCGGAAAGAAGTATAGAGAAAGATCCTTCTTAAAAACTTTTCTTGATAAAAAATAAAGAGATGAATTTATAAGCATCACACAGGGCAGAAAGAACACAAGTACAACACCGCTCAACATTAAAAACGGATCAGCTTTACTTTGCCAGCTCCCGACCCAGTATATTGTGGTAATACTCATTGCAAAAAATGTCAGGTAAGAAGCTTTATTAACATCAGCTAAACTTTGTCTTTTAGTAACAACAAAAAAGAATGGAACAAAAGCAATAAATAAAAAGAGAGTAAACGGAAAAGGAAACGGAGTAAATGAAATACCAAACATCAAACCAGAAAGGATTAATAAGTACCTTTCTCTTTTTCTGATCTTTTTTTCTTCAGCTGATAATTCAATCTTATTTTTTCTATTAAATAATTTCAATTAATTCTTTTCTTCTTAATAAAATAGTTAATGACTAGTAACAATATTACTATAGCTGTTACTGCAACAACTATATTGCTGTAGGTGTTAAGATATCTATCTACAAGAGCAACATTTTCACCAAAAAAAATTCCAAGATAAATCAGTATAATATTCCATAGCAGCGAACTGATGGAAGAAAGAAACATTGTTTTGTGTACATCAAGACGGCTCATTCCTCCAAAAAATGAAATAACTGCTCTTGTGCCGGGTAAAAACCTGTTTGCAACGATTAAATAATATCCCCATTTACGAAATGCTGTTTCTGCTTTTTCAATTGTCTGAAGATTTATAAACTTCAATTTTCCTGAGTGAATTAGTTTTTTATCCAACAACCAGCCTATACCGAAAGCTGTAAGGAAACCTGCAATACTTCCTCCGGTAGCAAAGATAAGAGTTGGGATAAAATGTAAATAATTTGTTCCAACTAATGTACCTCCGATTACAATAACAATATCACTCGGCGATGGAGGGAAAAGATTTTCGATATAAGCAAAAGTGAAAAGCAAAACATAAATCAAGATTGGGGTTAAGCTTGATAAGTGGGTAAGCAGCTCTTCAATCATTAATTTCCTTCTTTACAAGTAAGACTGTGGCGTAAGAAATAACTCCTTCGTTTCTTCCAACAAAGCCGAGTTTTTCCGTAGTGGATGCTTTTAATGAAACTTGTTCAATATCTACTTTAAGTATCTCTGCAATCTTACTTCTAATCGCAGCAGAATAAGGAGAAATCTTCGGCTGCTGCAAAGCAAGAACACAATCAAGATTCCCGACTTCATAGCCTTTAGATTTTACTAACTCATTAACCTGTTTTAATAACAGCTTGCTATCTGCATCTTTCCATTTTTCATCTGTATCCGGAAAATAAACACCAATATCACCAAGTGCTAAAGCACCAAGCATAGCATCACATATTGCATGCAAAAGCACATCGGCATCTGAATGACCAGTCAGACCTTTATCATAAGGAATTTCAATCCCCCCGATAATTAACTTCCTTCCTTCAGCAAAAGCGTGAACATCAAATCCAAAGCCTGTTCTAAAATTTAATTTCATTTAATTCTCTTTGTTAGCCTTGATAAACTTTATATGCAATGCGTGAATTGATTGAATATTTAGCACGCAAAGAAAGATGAGTATGTTTAATATCGAACTTCAAATCTTGAAAATTCATTTTTATTCTCTGACCATTCAACAAAGCAGTTAACAACATGCGCTCTTGATGGACCAATTTTTAATTGTTTAATCAATTCAAGTATCAATACTTCATCACCTTCAACCTCAGTTAGTACTTCGCCTGTAAACAGATTTTGCGTATAGCCTTTCAACCCAAGGTTTTCAGCATGTCTCATCACAAAGTATCTGAAACCAACTCCCTGAACAAGTCCGTTAACGATTATTTTTGTCCGTTTACTATTATTCATTTTTAGTTGAAAATATTTCTGACAATATCAGCCCTAAAAAAATAAGAACACATCCAATCAAGCCAAAATTAGATATTTTTTCATTTAGTAAAAAGTAAGCAAAGACAGCGGCAAAAATAGGTTCGATGGAATAAATTATTCCTGCTTTTGTAGGTGATACTACTTTCTGGTATTTCAACTGAATTATTGTTGCAAGTACTGATGCAAAAACAGAAGTGTAAAGAACTGTAAAGATGAGATTACCAGTCAGGGTAAATCTAACAGTTTCAAGAGAAGTAACAGAAAACACTGCGGCTAATAAAAATCCACCAATAGCAGAAATTAAAAGCTGAACAAAAACCATTGGAAGGTAATCGTACTTTTTAGTAAATACATCTACATACACAACCTGAAAAGCAAATAACAAAGCACAGATTAAGGTCAGAAGGTCACCAAGATTAAAATCAGAGCCAAGTTTTTGCATAAAACTAATAACATTATCTCCTCCGCTTGATAACATAAGCAATCCTATAAGCACTAAAACAATACTAATAAGATTAAACCAGCCGGGTTTTCGTCTTTCAATAATCAATTGTAAGATTGGAATAAAGACAACAAATGTTCCGGTTATAAAACCAGATTTTGTTGCAGTGGTAAGATTAAGTCCGATTGTTTGAGTAGCAAAACCGGAGAAATAAAAAACTCCAAGTATTGAGCCGGCTAAAAAAGTTTGTTTGTTTATTACAATCAGTCTGTTAAAAGCAAAAGGGATGATTAACAGCGCTGCAATAGTAAATCGGATACCAACAAATAATGTTGGAGAAATATCTGAAAAAGCATCCTTCATTAAGGCAAATGTAGCACCCCAAATGATCGTCATTGAAAATAATGCAGTTTCGCCAAAATATTTTTTCATGAGTGCATAGTTCTGAGCTTTATTTCAGGCTAAACCTTAACCTTCTTTTTCACGAATGTAACCAAACGATTTTAAAAATACTGGATTTGAGCGCCACTTTTCTCTTACTTTAACTCGCAGTTCAAGATAAACTTCTTTGCCTAAAAATTCTTCAATTGCTTGGCGGGATTTTTCGCCTAATTGTTTTATTGCCCTGCCGGCTTTGCCAATAATAATAGGTTTCTGAGAATCACGCTCAACAACAATTTCTGCACTGATGTAATCTTTGGCGCTTTGTCTTTCTTTAAATTCAGCAATTAAAACTTCACAACTGTATGGAATTTCATCTTCATAAAGTTCAAAAATCTTTTCGCGAATTATTTCTGAAACAAAAAATCTCTCATTCTGATCAGATACAATTTCATCATCGTAATATTTTGGACCTTCAGGCAGGTTTTCTGCAATTTCGTTTTTTAATCTTTCTATGTTAAAGCTTAAGTTAGCTGAAACAGGAATTACAGATTTAATTTTTTTTGTGTCTTCATATCTTTGTATAAGCTGAACAGCTTTATCCTGCGGTATTGTATCAATCTTATTGAGTACTAATATTTTAACTTTCGAATCATCATCCATAAGGTTTTTTATAATTTCATTCTCTTCTGATTCTTTTAGTGAACCAATTGAGCTGACATCAAAAATTATTATAAAAACATCTGCATCTTTAATTGATGATTCAACATCTTCCATCATTCTTTCCTGAAGCAGATAAACCGGTTTTAAGATTCCCGGTGTATCAAGAAAAATTATTTGATATTCCTTTTCGGATAGAATACCAAGAATCCTTTTTCTTGTTGTTTGGGGCTTTGCCGTTATTATTGAAATTTTCTGACCGAGCAAAGCATTCATTAAAGTTGATTTGCCAACATTAGGCAAACCAATTATTGCTGCGTAACCTGATTTATTTTTCATCATTTTTAAATTTATTAGGGTGCAAATATAACAATGATAAGGGAATTAATAGATAGCCGAAAGCTGCAATTAAATCAACAGAAGAAAATTCTGATTAGAGAAAGGAGTACATAGTGAATCAGTGAGTAAAATTATTTTTTGATTTCTTTTGATATTCGTAAAAAAAATAAGCAGATACCAACATTACAAAAGATAAAACTGAACCGAAGATTGTAATGTTTTTCTTTCCGAACAAATCTGAAATATAATTACCTAAACCTTTAGAATAAGTGGTAACTACCCGACTTGACTCAGGTGCTGAAGAGGATATGATTTGATAGAATATGTAAACAACAGTTCCAAGTACAATAATTCCCAAAAAGGAAAGGACGATAAATAAAAAATATTTCTGTTGTTTTGCTAACACTTTTCTGCGTTGAATCTTTTGCAGAACTGATTTTGAAAAATCCGGAGTAACTGATTCTAAATTCATTTTGTGCAAAATTTTGTCTGCATTTACAAGAGCGAGGTATCTTGATTTCAATTCCGGAATATTTTTAATCGCATCATTTATTATTCTAACTTCCTCAGCACTAAGCTCATTATCAATATACTTATTCAGCATCTCATCGCTAATGTTGCTCATAATAATTCCTTTTTTAAATTCCTTTTTTGAATTATGTCTTTTAACAGATTGCGTGAACGATGCAGTATCACTTTAACATTTGGCACCGAAATATTTAAAACCTGACTGATTTCTTCACTGCTCATTTCCTCTAAATAAAACATTGATATTACAGCAGCATTTTTAGCTGGTAATTCATTTATAATTTTATTTATTATTTCTGAAAGCTCTATTTTATTATAATCATCTGCGCTGTATTTACTTTCCAGATAGTCCAGATTATCAATTGTCTGCATTTCATTTTCAACTTTTCGTTTTATACTTGACAATTTAGTCAATGCAGTGTTATAAACTATTCGATAAAACCACGTAGAAAATTTCGATTCAAATTTAAAAGAACCAAGATTATTATAAGCTTTCATAAAACAATCCATTAAAACTTCTTCTGCATCAAATTCATTCTTTAACATTCTCTTAAGCATCGTAAAAGATTTGTTCTTATAACGATCTACTATGACAGTATAATCCGCAGTATTTCCCTTTAATACTGATTCAATAATTTCTATATCTGAAAGATCTTTCACTATCATTATAGACTAATCCGTTTTAAGAAAGGTTACAAATTAGATGCTCAATTATAATGTCAGCCTTGATTCAATTCAATTGTAACCTAAAATGTTTTTGTCAAGTCAAATGTAATAGAAAACAAATTAAGATTTATAAACATATCTTTCATTAAGGATTAAAAAAGGAGAAAATTATGGCTTCCGAAGTTATTGCAGTATTTATTCCGATAATAATAACATTAGTTGTTGGGATAGTAATCATTGTTGCTTTTTATCTGGAATCAAAAGAAAAACAGCTGCTAATTGAAAAAGGTCTTTCTGGCGAGGAAATAAAAAAATTTCTGGAAAAGAAAAGAGATGGGCTTGGATTGATGAAGATCGGCATTATCTCCATCTTCTTTGGTTTAGGATTAGGTATCGGAATGATGCTTCAAGATTGGAGCAGCAAAGAATACTGGATTCCACTGTTTCTTATTGTTAGCACCGGTGTTGGATTTGTATTAGCTAACATTATCGCTAACAAAATGAAAAACAAAGACACATAAAACAAAAAGGGATTATCTCAAGATTATCATCATTAGTTTATTGAGAGATGACAGATAAAATTATTCTTGAGATAATCCTCTTAAAAATAATTTATTATTATTCCTGTGCTTCAAGCCAGCGCTCTGCATCCAAAGCAGCCATACAACCTGTACCTGCAGCAGTAACAGCCTGACGATATGTTTTATCAGCAACATCACCGGCTGCAAACACACCTTCAATATTAGTGTAAGTTGACCCTGGTTTAGTTATCAGATAACCTGTTTCGTCCATATCAATTATGCTTTTAAATAGACTTGTATTCGGCTGATGTCCAATCCCGATAAACAATCCATCAGCAGTAAATTCAGTTACTGAACCGGTTTTAGTATCTTTTAACATCACACCAGTCATACTCTTTCTTCCGCCCTCTTCTTTGCCTAAAACTTCCGTAATTACTTTATTAGTTAAGAATTTAATTTTAGGATTCTTTAATGCCCTTTCATACATAATTTTTGATGCTCTGAATTCATCTCTTCTATGAATGATTGTAACTTCACTTGCAAATTTTGTTAAGAAGTTTGCTTCTTCCATAGCTGTATCACCGCCGCCGACAACAATTACTTTCAGACCTTTAAAGAAAAATCCATCGCAGGTTGCACAAGCAGAAACACCATATCCCATATATTTGGATTCACTTTCTAATCCAAGCAATTTTGCTGATGCTCCGGTGGAGATGATTATAGAATCTGCTGTGTATTCTTCTTCATAAGATTTTAATTTAAATGGTCGTTTTGAAAAATCAACTTCTGTTATCTCTTTATAAAATGATTGAGCTCCAAATCTTTGAGCTTGTTTACGCATAACATCCATCAATACCGGACCATCAATTCCATTTTCAAAACCCGGATAATTTTCTACTTCAGTCGTAATTGTTAACTGTCCGCCAGGCTGCATTCCTTCAAATATCACAGGATTTAGTCCAGCTCTTGCTGTATAAATTGCAGAAGTTAATCCTGCCGGTCCCGAACCTATTATTAATACTCTAAAATGATTTTTTTTACCACTTTGTTCAGACATTTTTTCTCCAGAATTATCAAATTAACAAAATTTTTATTTTTCACTCAGGTAAGATTCAGATAAGTTGAGGAAGTTTCAAGTTGATTAGTCCGCATCTTTTAGAAATCCAGCATTTCTTTGCAAGCCTTTTAGCTTTGTCCGTTTAATCGGACTTTCAGCAAACCTTTCATTAAAGCCTTTGTTATCCAGATTTAATACTTCATCAAGAGAAAGCTCTTTGTTCTTGGGGTAAAAATCCTGAATTGAAGTTGTGAATGAGAATTTATTATTCCATGGACAAACATCCTGACAAATATCACAACCAAAAATCCAGTTTTCAAATTTTCCCTTCAACTCAGGTAAAATCTCACCTTTATTTTCAATTGTCTGAAAGGAAATACATTTATTTGCATCAACAACATATTCCTGAACAATCGCTTTAGTTGGACAAGCATCAATACACGCAGTACAAGTACCGCAATGATCAGTAATTATATCCGAATAATCAAATGTCCAATTAGTAATAATCTCTGCAATAAAAAACCAACTGCCTTTGTTTGGATTAATAATATTTGTGTGCTTCCCCATCCATCCTAAACCAGACTTAACAGCCCAAACTTTGTCCATAACCGGACCGGTATCAACATACGATTTAGTTTCAAGTTCAGGTTCAATTTGTTTTAATTCGCTCTCAAGCTTTTCAAGCATTTCCCACATAATAAAATGATAATCTTTTCCCCAGGCATAACGCGAGACTTTTCCCTTTCCCTTTTCTTCGATATGCCTGAATGGAGTATAGTAATTAAGTGCGAGTGAAATAACACTTTTAGCAGAAGGAAGAATCTCCTTGATATCTTTTCGCTTATGAAAATTTCTTTCCATATAACCCATAGTT is a window of Ignavibacterium sp. DNA encoding:
- the lnt gene encoding apolipoprotein N-acyltransferase codes for the protein MKLFNRKNKIELSAEEKKIRKRERYLLILSGLMFGISFTPFPFPFTLFLFIAFVPFFFVVTKRQSLADVNKASYLTFFAMSITTIYWVGSWQSKADPFLMLSGVVLVFFLPCVMLINSSLYFLSRKVFKKDLSLYFFPMFWVTGEYILTLTDLKFPWLTIGHGLTKFTSFIQIADVVGAFGLSFIVLWINIFIFKGLKHFIDKSSSGLLNISAAAGIFVLIIIYGFIKISSSDEIEKKIKVGIIQPNIDPWNKWELGGLGQILDNYFELSQKCIDQGAKLIIWPETALPVYLLSGGYEKEVDTIYSFLNANKVSLLTGMPDFRIFGADPPKSAKYSEIGKYFYGTYNSILLLQDDSYEVQRYGKIHLVPLGEHTPFVDQLPFLGDLLKWGVGISGWNIGQDTTVFNFYDNGDTVKIGGLVCYESVFPAFPNNFVERGAEFLTVVTNDSWYGKLSGPYQHKEFADLRAVENRRAVVRCANGGISCLINKFGVTEVETEMFTRTYLVVDVPLNDQITFYTKYPLIIPVLSSAFGFWIFGINILMWMKKKFKL
- a CDS encoding DedA family protein — protein: MIEELLTHLSSLTPILIYVLLFTFAYIENLFPPSPSDIVIVIGGTLVGTNYLHFIPTLIFATGGSIAGFLTAFGIGWLLDKKLIHSGKLKFINLQTIEKAETAFRKWGYYLIVANRFLPGTRAVISFFGGMSRLDVHKTMFLSSISSLLWNIILIYLGIFFGENVALVDRYLNTYSNIVVAVTAIVILLLVINYFIKKKRIN
- the ispF gene encoding 2-C-methyl-D-erythritol 2,4-cyclodiphosphate synthase, with translation MKLNFRTGFGFDVHAFAEGRKLIIGGIEIPYDKGLTGHSDADVLLHAICDAMLGALALGDIGVYFPDTDEKWKDADSKLLLKQVNELVKSKGYEVGNLDCVLALQQPKISPYSAAIRSKIAEILKVDIEQVSLKASTTEKLGFVGRNEGVISYATVLLVKKEIND
- a CDS encoding acylphosphatase, whose product is MNNSKRTKIIVNGLVQGVGFRYFVMRHAENLGLKGYTQNLFTGEVLTEVEGDEVLILELIKQLKIGPSRAHVVNCFVEWSENKNEFSRFEVRY
- a CDS encoding DMT family transporter, with product MKKYFGETALFSMTIIWGATFALMKDAFSDISPTLFVGIRFTIAALLIIPFAFNRLIVINKQTFLAGSILGVFYFSGFATQTIGLNLTTATKSGFITGTFVVFIPILQLIIERRKPGWFNLISIVLVLIGLLMLSSGGDNVISFMQKLGSDFNLGDLLTLICALLFAFQVVYVDVFTKKYDYLPMVFVQLLISAIGGFLLAAVFSVTSLETVRFTLTGNLIFTVLYTSVFASVLATIIQLKYQKVVSPTKAGIIYSIEPIFAAVFAYFLLNEKISNFGLIGCVLIFLGLILSEIFSTKNE
- the era gene encoding GTPase Era; the encoded protein is MKNKSGYAAIIGLPNVGKSTLMNALLGQKISIITAKPQTTRKRILGILSEKEYQIIFLDTPGILKPVYLLQERMMEDVESSIKDADVFIIIFDVSSIGSLKESEENEIIKNLMDDDSKVKILVLNKIDTIPQDKAVQLIQRYEDTKKIKSVIPVSANLSFNIERLKNEIAENLPEGPKYYDDEIVSDQNERFFVSEIIREKIFELYEDEIPYSCEVLIAEFKERQSAKDYISAEIVVERDSQKPIIIGKAGRAIKQLGEKSRQAIEEFLGKEVYLELRVKVREKWRSNPVFLKSFGYIREKEG
- a CDS encoding sigma-70 family RNA polymerase sigma factor; this translates as MIVKDLSDIEIIESVLKGNTADYTVIVDRYKNKSFTMLKRMLKNEFDAEEVLMDCFMKAYNNLGSFKFESKFSTWFYRIVYNTALTKLSSIKRKVENEMQTIDNLDYLESKYSADDYNKIELSEIINKIINELPAKNAAVISMFYLEEMSSEEISQVLNISVPNVKVILHRSRNLLKDIIQKRNLKKELL
- a CDS encoding DUF6249 domain-containing protein, producing the protein MASEVIAVFIPIIITLVVGIVIIVAFYLESKEKQLLIEKGLSGEEIKKFLEKKRDGLGLMKIGIISIFFGLGLGIGMMLQDWSSKEYWIPLFLIVSTGVGFVLANIIANKMKNKDT
- the trxB gene encoding thioredoxin-disulfide reductase, which gives rise to MSEQSGKKNHFRVLIIGSGPAGLTSAIYTARAGLNPVIFEGMQPGGQLTITTEVENYPGFENGIDGPVLMDVMRKQAQRFGAQSFYKEITEVDFSKRPFKLKSYEEEYTADSIIISTGASAKLLGLESESKYMGYGVSACATCDGFFFKGLKVIVVGGGDTAMEEANFLTKFASEVTIIHRRDEFRASKIMYERALKNPKIKFLTNKVITEVLGKEEGGRKSMTGVMLKDTKTGSVTEFTADGLFIGIGHQPNTSLFKSIIDMDETGYLITKPGSTYTNIEGVFAAGDVADKTYRQAVTAAGTGCMAALDAERWLEAQE
- the queG gene encoding tRNA epoxyqueuosine(34) reductase QueG; translation: MPQLTNQIVIEKAKLLGFDLVGFAKVNLLERETEKLQLWLDKGYQATMGYMERNFHKRKDIKEILPSAKSVISLALNYYTPFRHIEEKGKGKVSRYAWGKDYHFIMWEMLEKLESELKQIEPELETKSYVDTGPVMDKVWAVKSGLGWMGKHTNIINPNKGSWFFIAEIITNWTFDYSDIITDHCGTCTACIDACPTKAIVQEYVVDANKCISFQTIENKGEILPELKGKFENWIFGCDICQDVCPWNNKFSFTTSIQDFYPKNKELSLDEVLNLDNKGFNERFAESPIKRTKLKGLQRNAGFLKDAD